A region of Arabidopsis thaliana chromosome 5, partial sequence DNA encodes the following proteins:
- the KEA5 gene encoding K+ efflux antiporter 5 (K+ efflux antiporter 5 (KEA5); FUNCTIONS IN: potassium:hydrogen antiporter activity, potassium ion transmembrane transporter activity; INVOLVED IN: potassium ion transport, cation transport, transmembrane transport; LOCATED IN: endomembrane system, integral to membrane; EXPRESSED IN: 24 plant structures; EXPRESSED DURING: 15 growth stages; CONTAINS InterPro DOMAIN/s: Cation/H+ exchanger (InterPro:IPR006153); BEST Arabidopsis thaliana protein match is: K+ efflux antiporter 6 (TAIR:AT5G11800.1); Has 30201 Blast hits to 17322 proteins in 780 species: Archae - 12; Bacteria - 1396; Metazoa - 17338; Fungi - 3422; Plants - 5037; Viruses - 0; Other Eukaryotes - 2996 (source: NCBI BLink).), translating into MARFAVIGLTFLLLLGTSLSARSDEETRERFYGNVVNSTAPGNGEGSIAKMFDRVLEKEFSENDSPEGSDGASFNSSVADQQAEIETVAKVTHEKGKRNDTQENNGTRPFQLQDVFSLENEDSDDMTLIDKKNNVFVMSNKKSKYPILQVDLRLISDLVVIIVFAAIGGIVFSCLGQPVIVGYLLAGSIIGPGGLKFISEMVQVETVAQFGVVFLLFALGLEFSMTKLKVVGPVAVLGGLLQIVLLMFLCGVTALLCGARLSEGIFVGAFLSMSSTAVVVKFLVERNSTSSLHGQVTIGILIFQDCVVGLLFALLPVLGGNSGLLQGIISMGKLLLILSIYLTVASLLTWSFVPRFLKLMIQLSSQTNELYQLAAVAFCLLSAWCSDKLGLSLELGSFVAGVMLSTTEFAQHTLEQVEPIRNLFAALFLSSIGMLINVHFLWNHVDILLASVILVIVIKTAIAAVVVKAFRYNMRISFHVGVLLAQIGEFAFVLLSRASNLHVIEGKMYLLLLGTTALSLVTTPLLFKLIPSAMNLGVLLRWFPSENSSPNEEKASLIEVHNRTK; encoded by the exons GATGAAGAAACACGCGAGCGATTTTACGGCAACGTCGTGAACTCGACGGCTCCGGGAAACGGTGAAGGAAGTATCGCTAAAATGTTCGATCGAGTTCTGGAGAAAGAATTTTCCGAAAACGATTCGCCTGAAG GATCTGATGGAGCTAGCTTTAACAGCAGTGTTGCTGATCAACAA GCTGAAATAGAGACTGTTGCTAAAGTAACTCATGAGAAGGGCAAAAGAAATGATACACAAGAAAATAA TGGTACGAGACCGTTTCAACTTCAAGATGTGTTTTCCCTGGAGAATGAAGATTCTGATGATATGACTCTTATTGACAAGAAG aataatgtttttgtcaTGTCAAACAAGAAATCTAAGTATCCGATACTTCAAGTAGATTTGAG ATTAATATCAGATTTGGTGgtcattattgtttttgctGCAATTGGTGGCATCGTCTTCTCTTGTCTTGGACAACCG GTCATTGTTGGATATCTTCTTGCGGGGTCAATCATTGGGCCAGGAGGATTGAAATTCATTAGTGAAATGGTTCAG GTTGAAACCGTAGCACAGTTTGGTGTTGTTTTCCTTCTGTTTGCTTTGGGTTTGGAATTCTCAATGACTAAG CTGAAAGTCGTTGGCCCAGTTGCTGTCCTTGGAGGGCTTCTTCAAATTGTCTTACTCATGTTTTTGTGTGGTGTAACTGCCTTG TTGTGTGGAGCAAGGTTGTCAGAGGGTATTTTTGTTGGTGCCTTTTTATCTATGTCATCAACTGCAGtg GTGGTAAAGTTTTTGGTAGAACGGAACAGTACAAGTTCTCTTCATGGTCAAGTTACTATAGGGATACTTATCTTTCAG GACTGTGTTGTTGGTTTACTATTCGCCTTGCTTCCAGTTTTGGGTGGTAACAGTGGTTTACTACAAGGAATTATATCAATGGGAAAGCT GCTACTGATATTGTCCATATATCTCACTGTGGCATCTCTATTAACGTGGTCATTTGTACCTCGTTTTCTGAAGCTAATGATTCAATTATCATCTCAA ACAAATGAACTTTACCAGTTAGCTGCTGTGGCATTCTGCTTACTATCTGCATGG TGCAGTGACAAGCTGGGTCTTAGTCTTGAGTTGGGATCATTTGTGGCTGGCGTTATGTTGTCTACGACTGAATTTGCTCAACATACACTAGAGCAG GTGGAACCAATTCGTAATCTGTTTGCCGCTCTCTTTCTATCTAGTATCGGGATGCTCATTAATGTTCACTTTCTATGGAACCACGTGGATATCCTTCTAGCGTCGGTGATTCTAGTGATAGTTATTAAGACAGCAATTGCAGCAGTAGTTGTTAAGGCTTTTAGGTACAACATGAGGATATCTTTCCAT GTCGGGGTACTGCTTGCTCAGATTGGAGAGTTCGCCTTTGTTCTTCTAAGCCGAGCGTCAAACCTACACGTAATCGAG GGGAAAATGTATCTACTCCTTTTGGGCACAACTGCTCTAAGTCTC GTAACGACTCCGTTGCTATTCAAGTTAATACCGAGTGCAATGAACCTCGGTGTCCTGCTTCGATGGTTCCCTTCTGAGAACAGTTCTCCGAACGAG GAGAAAGCATCATTGATAGAAGTACATAACAGAACCAAGTGA
- the KEA5 gene encoding K+ efflux antiporter 5 (K+ efflux antiporter 5 (KEA5); FUNCTIONS IN: potassium:hydrogen antiporter activity, potassium ion transmembrane transporter activity; INVOLVED IN: potassium ion transport, cation transport, transmembrane transport; LOCATED IN: endomembrane system, integral to membrane; EXPRESSED IN: 24 plant structures; EXPRESSED DURING: 15 growth stages; CONTAINS InterPro DOMAIN/s: Cation/H+ exchanger (InterPro:IPR006153); BEST Arabidopsis thaliana protein match is: K+ efflux antiporter 6 (TAIR:AT5G11800.1); Has 30201 Blast hits to 17322 proteins in 780 species: Archae - 12; Bacteria - 1396; Metazoa - 17338; Fungi - 3422; Plants - 5037; Viruses - 0; Other Eukaryotes - 2996 (source: NCBI BLink).), whose translation MARFAVIGLTFLLLLGTSLSARSDEETRERFYGNVVNSTAPGNGEGSIAKMFDRVLEKEFSENDSPEGSDGASFNSSVADQQAEIETVAKVTHEKGKRNDTQENNGTRPFQLQDVFSLENEDSDDMTLIDKKNNVFVMSNKKSKYPILQVDLRLISDLVVIIVFAAIGGIVFSCLGQPVIVGYLLAGSIIGPGGLKFISEMVQVETVAQFGVVFLLFALGLEFSMTKLKVVGPVAVLGGLLQIVLLMFLCGVTALLCGARLSEGIFVGAFLSMSSTAVVVKFLVERNSTSSLHGQVTIGILIFQDCVVGLLFALLPVLGGNSGLLQGIISMGKLLLILSIYLTVASLLTWSFVPRFLKLMIQLSSQTNELYQLAAVAFCLLSAWCSDKLGLSLELGSFVAGVMLSTTEFAQHTLEQVEPIRNLFAALFLSSIGMLINVHFLWNHVDILLASVILVIVIKTAIAAVVVKAFRYNMRISFHVGVLLAQIGEFAFVLLSRASNLHVIEGKMYLLLLGTTALSLVTTPLLFKLIPSAMNLGVLLRWFPSENSSPNESLQEKASLIEVHNRTK comes from the exons GATGAAGAAACACGCGAGCGATTTTACGGCAACGTCGTGAACTCGACGGCTCCGGGAAACGGTGAAGGAAGTATCGCTAAAATGTTCGATCGAGTTCTGGAGAAAGAATTTTCCGAAAACGATTCGCCTGAAG GATCTGATGGAGCTAGCTTTAACAGCAGTGTTGCTGATCAACAA GCTGAAATAGAGACTGTTGCTAAAGTAACTCATGAGAAGGGCAAAAGAAATGATACACAAGAAAATAA TGGTACGAGACCGTTTCAACTTCAAGATGTGTTTTCCCTGGAGAATGAAGATTCTGATGATATGACTCTTATTGACAAGAAG aataatgtttttgtcaTGTCAAACAAGAAATCTAAGTATCCGATACTTCAAGTAGATTTGAG ATTAATATCAGATTTGGTGgtcattattgtttttgctGCAATTGGTGGCATCGTCTTCTCTTGTCTTGGACAACCG GTCATTGTTGGATATCTTCTTGCGGGGTCAATCATTGGGCCAGGAGGATTGAAATTCATTAGTGAAATGGTTCAG GTTGAAACCGTAGCACAGTTTGGTGTTGTTTTCCTTCTGTTTGCTTTGGGTTTGGAATTCTCAATGACTAAG CTGAAAGTCGTTGGCCCAGTTGCTGTCCTTGGAGGGCTTCTTCAAATTGTCTTACTCATGTTTTTGTGTGGTGTAACTGCCTTG TTGTGTGGAGCAAGGTTGTCAGAGGGTATTTTTGTTGGTGCCTTTTTATCTATGTCATCAACTGCAGtg GTGGTAAAGTTTTTGGTAGAACGGAACAGTACAAGTTCTCTTCATGGTCAAGTTACTATAGGGATACTTATCTTTCAG GACTGTGTTGTTGGTTTACTATTCGCCTTGCTTCCAGTTTTGGGTGGTAACAGTGGTTTACTACAAGGAATTATATCAATGGGAAAGCT GCTACTGATATTGTCCATATATCTCACTGTGGCATCTCTATTAACGTGGTCATTTGTACCTCGTTTTCTGAAGCTAATGATTCAATTATCATCTCAA ACAAATGAACTTTACCAGTTAGCTGCTGTGGCATTCTGCTTACTATCTGCATGG TGCAGTGACAAGCTGGGTCTTAGTCTTGAGTTGGGATCATTTGTGGCTGGCGTTATGTTGTCTACGACTGAATTTGCTCAACATACACTAGAGCAG GTGGAACCAATTCGTAATCTGTTTGCCGCTCTCTTTCTATCTAGTATCGGGATGCTCATTAATGTTCACTTTCTATGGAACCACGTGGATATCCTTCTAGCGTCGGTGATTCTAGTGATAGTTATTAAGACAGCAATTGCAGCAGTAGTTGTTAAGGCTTTTAGGTACAACATGAGGATATCTTTCCAT GTCGGGGTACTGCTTGCTCAGATTGGAGAGTTCGCCTTTGTTCTTCTAAGCCGAGCGTCAAACCTACACGTAATCGAG GGGAAAATGTATCTACTCCTTTTGGGCACAACTGCTCTAAGTCTC GTAACGACTCCGTTGCTATTCAAGTTAATACCGAGTGCAATGAACCTCGGTGTCCTGCTTCGATGGTTCCCTTCTGAGAACAGTTCTCCGAACGAG AGTTTGCAGGAGAAAGCATCATTGATAGAAGTACATAACAGAACCAAGTGA